AATGGTAGGCGATGCCTACCCGGCTGTTAGGGAAAATGAGGAAACAAAAGGGTTGTTTAAAGGCCCAACACCTTTTTCAATATAAAAGCCACATTCTCCATAGTATCCGCCTTTACCGTTCCCCATCGTTCTGAAAACCGTTGGATAGAAAGAGATTTCACTTGGTCGCACCGTATAATTGAATTTTGGCGGATACCTCCTTCAGGGGGAGATATGGGGACATGAAGTCTGAACGGTTTATTCTTTCTGAAAGTTGTAATAGGGCAGACAACGATCAATCCCCACGGACTCTTGT
The sequence above is a segment of the Candidatus Brocadia sp. genome. Coding sequences within it:
- a CDS encoding type II toxin-antitoxin system PemK/MazF family toxin: MKRHQETALKHEGPPKRGEIWLVDFNPSIGSEIQDLHPALIVSVDELNKSPWGLIVVCPITTFRKNKPFRLHVPISPPEGGIRQNSIIRCDQVKSLSIQRFSERWGTVKADTMENVAFILKKVLGL